In Zingiber officinale cultivar Zhangliang chromosome 1A, Zo_v1.1, whole genome shotgun sequence, a genomic segment contains:
- the LOC122033435 gene encoding beta-1,3-galactosyltransferase 7-like isoform X1, which yields MRGRGGKGVSERRTPARWAAVLCACSFVLGMLFSHRFFLASQGGDQVVSLRRQDQELQILSEDFATKRRPVRKEDVMGEMARTQEALKSLDQTISSKQSRKAFIVIGINTAFSSRRRRDSVRETWMPQGEKLKKLEHEKGIVVRFMIGRSVTSNSILDKAIDSEDAQHNDFLRLEHIEGYHALSAKTKTFFSTALGIWDANFYVKVDDDIHVNLGVYKNLFDVMHFVFTRGYKCGQPNAGMLAMTLSRHRSKPRAYIGCMKSGPVLSDKNIKYHEPEYWKFGDEGNKYFRHATGQIYAISKDLASYISINQHILHEYANEDVTLGAWFIGLDVEHIDDRNMCCGTPPDCEWKAQAGNVCVASFDWSCSGICKSVEKIKDVHQKCGEGNTGLWSSLF from the exons ATGCGGGGGAGGGGCGGCAAAGGCGTAAGCGAGCGGAGAACCCCAGCAAGATGGGCGGCCGTCCTTTGCGCCTGTAGCTTCGTGCTCGGGATGCTCTTCTCCCATAG ATTCTTCTTGGCGAGTCAAGGTGGTGACCAGGTCGTCTCCCTCAGGCGGCAGGATCAGGAGCTGCAGATCTTGTCGGAAGATTTCGCAACGAAAAGG AGGCCGGTGCGGAAGGAGGACGTGATGGGGGAGATGGCTAGGACACAGGAGGCCCTAAA ATCTTTGGATCAGACGATCTCAAGTAAACAGAGCAGGAAAGCATTCATTGTGATAGGGATCAACACTGCTTTCAGCAGTCGGAGGAGGAGGGATTCCGTTAGGGAGACCTGGATGCCCCAAG GTGAAAAACTTAAAAAGCTGGAACATGAGAAAGGAATTGTTGTCCGATTCATGATTGGCCGTAG TGTGACCTCTAATAGCATACTTGATAAAGCTATTGATTCTGAGGATGCTCAGCATAACGACTTTCTCCGGCTG GAGCATATCGAAGGTTATCATGCACTCTCTGCAAAAACAAAAACATTCTTTTCCACGGCTCTAGGCATATGGGATGCGAACTTTTATGTCAAGGTGGATGATGATATTCATGTGAATCTAGGTGTGTACAAGAACTTGTTTGATGTTATGCACTTTGTTTTTACCCGTGGATACAAATGTGGACAACCGAATGCAGGTATGCTAGCCATGACTCTTTCTCGACACAGATCAAAGCCTCGTGCCTATATCGGGTGCATGAAATCTGGCCCAGTGCTTTCGGATAA AAACATCAAGTACCATGAACCTGAGTACTGGAAGTTCGGAGATGAAGGGAACAAGTATTTCCGTCACGCTACTGGACAGATTTATGCTATTTCTAAAGACCTTGCCTCGTACATATCAATAAACCA ACACATTCTACATGAATATGCAAACGAAGATGTGACACTGGGTGCATGGTTTATCGGGCTTGATGTAGAACACATCGACGACAGAAACATGTGCTGCGGGACTCCTCCAG ACTGCGAATGGAAGGCTCAAGCAGGAAATGTCTGTGTTGCGTCCTTCGACTGGAGCTGCAGCGGGATCTGCAAGTCGGTGGAGAAGATCAAGGATGTGCATCAGAAGTGTGGTGAAGGCAATACAGGTCTATGGAGTTCTTTATTCTGA
- the LOC122033435 gene encoding beta-1,3-galactosyltransferase 7-like isoform X2: MRGRGGKGVSERRTPARWAAVLCACSFVLGMLFSHRFFLASQGGDQVVSLRRQDQELQILSEDFATKRRPVRKEDVMGEMARTQEALKSLDQTISSKQSRKAFIVIGINTAFSSRRRRDSVRETWMPQGEKLKKLEHEKGIVVRFMIGRSVTSNSILDKAIDSEDAQHNDFLRLEHIEGYHALSAKTKTFFSTALGIWDANFYVKVDDDIHVNLGMLAMTLSRHRSKPRAYIGCMKSGPVLSDKNIKYHEPEYWKFGDEGNKYFRHATGQIYAISKDLASYISINQHILHEYANEDVTLGAWFIGLDVEHIDDRNMCCGTPPDCEWKAQAGNVCVASFDWSCSGICKSVEKIKDVHQKCGEGNTGLWSSLF, encoded by the exons ATGCGGGGGAGGGGCGGCAAAGGCGTAAGCGAGCGGAGAACCCCAGCAAGATGGGCGGCCGTCCTTTGCGCCTGTAGCTTCGTGCTCGGGATGCTCTTCTCCCATAG ATTCTTCTTGGCGAGTCAAGGTGGTGACCAGGTCGTCTCCCTCAGGCGGCAGGATCAGGAGCTGCAGATCTTGTCGGAAGATTTCGCAACGAAAAGG AGGCCGGTGCGGAAGGAGGACGTGATGGGGGAGATGGCTAGGACACAGGAGGCCCTAAA ATCTTTGGATCAGACGATCTCAAGTAAACAGAGCAGGAAAGCATTCATTGTGATAGGGATCAACACTGCTTTCAGCAGTCGGAGGAGGAGGGATTCCGTTAGGGAGACCTGGATGCCCCAAG GTGAAAAACTTAAAAAGCTGGAACATGAGAAAGGAATTGTTGTCCGATTCATGATTGGCCGTAG TGTGACCTCTAATAGCATACTTGATAAAGCTATTGATTCTGAGGATGCTCAGCATAACGACTTTCTCCGGCTG GAGCATATCGAAGGTTATCATGCACTCTCTGCAAAAACAAAAACATTCTTTTCCACGGCTCTAGGCATATGGGATGCGAACTTTTATGTCAAGGTGGATGATGATATTCATGTGAATCTAG GTATGCTAGCCATGACTCTTTCTCGACACAGATCAAAGCCTCGTGCCTATATCGGGTGCATGAAATCTGGCCCAGTGCTTTCGGATAA AAACATCAAGTACCATGAACCTGAGTACTGGAAGTTCGGAGATGAAGGGAACAAGTATTTCCGTCACGCTACTGGACAGATTTATGCTATTTCTAAAGACCTTGCCTCGTACATATCAATAAACCA ACACATTCTACATGAATATGCAAACGAAGATGTGACACTGGGTGCATGGTTTATCGGGCTTGATGTAGAACACATCGACGACAGAAACATGTGCTGCGGGACTCCTCCAG ACTGCGAATGGAAGGCTCAAGCAGGAAATGTCTGTGTTGCGTCCTTCGACTGGAGCTGCAGCGGGATCTGCAAGTCGGTGGAGAAGATCAAGGATGTGCATCAGAAGTGTGGTGAAGGCAATACAGGTCTATGGAGTTCTTTATTCTGA
- the LOC122033450 gene encoding transmembrane emp24 domain-containing protein p24delta3-like → MRQRYDLVFPKLAMAAPPPLLLCSLLLLLLLASPGAVGVWLNLPSSGTKCLSEEIQPNVVVLADYAVVREGDHADNLTTLAVKVTSPYGYTLHEKGQVTTGQFAFTTTEAGNYLACFWIDSSDKGIGASVNLDWKIGIAAKDWNSVAKKENIEGVELELTKLEAAVHAIHDNLLYLRFREAEMRTVSEKTNSRVAWLSILSLGVCISVSILQLWHLKGFFQKKKLI, encoded by the exons ATGAGGCAGCGATATGACTTGGTGTTCCCGAAGCTCGCCATGGCGGCGCCGCCGCCGCTCCTCCTCTGctcgctgctgctgctgctgctgcttgcTTCACCGGGCGCGGTCGGTGTGTGGCTGAACCTGCCTTCGTCGGGTACCAAGTGCCTGTCGGAGGAGATTCAGCCGAACGTGGTGGTGCTGGCCGACTACGCCGTTGTCCGCGAGGGTGATCACGCTGATAACCTCACCACTCTCGCCGTCAAA GTTACATCACCTTATGGATACACACTTCATGAGAAAGGTCAAGTTACTACAGGTCAGTTTGCGTTCACCACAACTGAGGCAGGCAACTATTTGGCATGTTTCTGGATAGATAGCAGCGACAAAGGCATAGGGGCAAGTGTTAACCTAGACTGGAAGATTGGAATAGCAGCCAAGGATTGGAATTCTGTTGCTAAGAAGGAAAATATTGAG GGTGTTGAACTAGAGCTGACAAAACTAGAAGCAGCTGTGCATGCAATCCATGACAACTTGTTATATCTTAGGTTCAG GGAAGCAGAGATGAGGACGGTGAGCGAGAAAACAAATTCAAGGGTTGCATGGTTGAGTATTTTGTCACTTGGGGTTTGCATCTCAGTCTCCATCTTACAACTATGGCACTTGAAGGGCTTCTTTCAAAAGAAGAAGCTTATATAA
- the LOC122009912 gene encoding uncharacterized protein LOC122009912 yields the protein MAIKGSSGGAAGRSIMRSTSSKVTEEEFKEWLRSFNTDRDGRISRAELRQAMRSIDLRFSGWRSRCGIRYADADGDGFIEDDEIDSLIHFAQHHLGLKITTY from the coding sequence ATGGCAATCAAAGGCAGCAGTGGCGGCGCCGCCGGGAGGAGCATCATGCGGAGCACGTCGTCGAAGGTGACGGAGGAGGAGTTCAAGGAGTGGCTCAGGAGCTTCAACACCGACCGCGACGGCAGGATCAGCCGGGCTGAGCTCCGCCAGGCTATGCGCAGCATCGACCTCCGGTTCAGCGGATGGCGGAGCCGCTGCGGCATCCGCTATGCAGACGCCGATGGTGACGGCTTCATTGAAGATGACGAGATCGACAGCCTCATCCACTTTGCACAACACCATTTAGGCCTTAAAATTACCACCTACTga
- the LOC122002943 gene encoding probable protein phosphatase 2C 12: MKAKGERAAMVPLAVLLRRETSSEKMETPDVLYGQASQSKRGEDLTPIETALRRDPGDCDATYSVFALFDGHNSYGAAVYAREKLLDNILGVVPSYLNRQDCKWLATLPRALVAGFVKTDKDFQISVHSSGTTVTFVIIDGWVATVASVGDSRCILESAEGSVYYLSADHRLEVNAEEVDRIVASGGEVGRLSIVGGTEYHLLFHISPLRCWSGGLCLSRSIGDMDVGEFIVPVPYVKQVKLIRQITEIEPIGKWVLLLLISWFHDCCSSQLLEVDLSSQVMASGMFGLPASIAAHQIVKVFSDLRILKLRHKHILVHCSPSNCKRYYLHCDRYITSRENNSYYAPAKKQGMCVFKHLFWRMSPELSSNFDRNFVEPDVWRKYSKENLHCYSKGKCRLSVAYPIHNLFKLFVCAICQIKMKPYKGYSVNGNSHQSRKPWDGPFICPSCQQKKEAMEGRRPSRGSSFRKSSGSE, translated from the exons ATGAAAGCGAAGGGCGAACGGGCGGCGATGGTGCCGCTGGCAGTGCTGTTGAGACGGGAGACTTCAAGCGAGAAGATGGAGACACCGGACGTGCTGTACGGTCAGGCCAGCCAGAGTAAGAGAGGGGAGGACTTAACTCCCATTGAGACGGCACTCCGGCGTGACCCGGGGGATTGCGACGCTACGTACTCCGTCTTCGCG CTATTTGACGGCCACAATAGTTATGGAGCTGCTGTTTATGCAagggaaaaactcttggataacATTTTGGGTGTTGTTCCTTCATATCTTAATAGGCAAGATTGCA AGTGGTTAGCCACATTACCAAGAGCTCTGGTTGCAGGATTTGTGAAAACAGATAAAGATTTTCAAATTTCAG TGCATTCTTCAGGAACCACTGTCACATTTGTTATAATAGATGGATGGGTAGCAACTGTAGCATCAGTTGGTGATTCAAGATGCATTCTTGAATCTGCCGAAGGTTCTGTTTACTATTTATCAGCAGATCATCGTCTGGAAGTCAATGCAGAGGA GGTTGATCGCATAGTAGCTAGTGGAGGTGAGGTTGGGAGATTAAGTATAGTTGGAGGTACAGAG TATCACCTTCTTTTCCATATTAGTCCTCTCAGGTGTTGGTCAGGTGGTTTATGTTTATCGAGATCTATTGGTGATATGGATGTGGGTGAATTTATTGTTCCTGTACCTTATGTTAAGCAAGTGAAG CTAATTAGACAAATAACGGAGATTGAACCTATTGGGAAATGGGTGTTGTTGCTCTTGATCTC GTGGTTTCATGATTGCTGCAGCTCTCAACTGCTGGAGGTCGACTTATCATCACAAGTGATGGCGTCTGGGATGTTTGGCCTGCCGGCAAGCATTGCAGCCCATCAAATTGTAAAAGTATTTAGTGACTTGCGTATTTTGAAATTGAGGCATAAGCACATCCTTGTTCATTGCAGCCCATCAAATTGTAAAA GATACTACTTGCATTGTGATAGATATATTACCAGTAGAGAAAATAACTCCTACTACGCCCCGGCCAAGAAACAGGGAATGTGTGTATTCAAACACTTGTTCTGGAGGATGTCTCCTGAGTTATCATCAAATTTTGATAGAAACTTTGTGGAGCCAGATGTGTGGAGGAAATATTCGAAGGAGAATCTGCATTGCTATTCCAAAG ggaaatgcAGGTTGAGTGTTGCATATCCAATTCACAACTTGTTCAAGCTTTTTGTATGTGCGATATGCCAGATCAAGATGAAACCATACAAGGGCTATTCTGTCAACGGAAACTCACATCAGTCCCGCAAACCCTGGGATGGTCCATTTATTTGCCCGAGTTGTCAACAGAAGAAGGAAGCTATGGAAGGAAGAAGACCTTCAAGAG GTTCTTCATTCAGAAAAAGCTCCGGAAGTGAATAG